One window of the Ureibacillus sp. FSL W7-1570 genome contains the following:
- a CDS encoding enoyl-CoA hydratase-related protein: protein MTTTNKTVQDLTAKYEFLLCEIENKVAIVTIHRPPVNPLNTAVFKELTQLMTELENREDVQVIVLTGSGEKAFVAGADIREMLELEAVDMLEMNQTSRKAFSTIENLAKPVIAAINGLALGGGLELALACDLRIASEKAKFAFPEINLGIIPGGGGTQRLQRIVGQGIAKELLYFGEMITAEQALQWHIVNRVVPAENLLSEACEWAKKLAEKPSVALRMLKLAVNSGSNVDLESGLTIEMTCFGNAFATEDRKEGMQAFVEKRKPNFTGR from the coding sequence ATGACTACAACAAATAAAACTGTTCAGGACTTGACGGCAAAGTATGAATTTTTGCTTTGTGAAATTGAGAATAAGGTTGCAATTGTAACCATTCACCGTCCACCTGTCAATCCCCTTAATACAGCTGTTTTTAAAGAACTTACCCAATTGATGACAGAGCTTGAAAACCGGGAAGACGTCCAAGTAATCGTCCTTACGGGAAGCGGTGAAAAGGCTTTCGTTGCCGGAGCGGACATCCGCGAAATGTTGGAATTGGAAGCCGTTGATATGCTGGAGATGAATCAAACTTCAAGAAAAGCTTTTTCAACGATTGAGAATTTAGCGAAGCCTGTCATTGCCGCCATCAACGGACTTGCCCTTGGAGGCGGATTGGAATTGGCATTGGCTTGCGATTTGCGGATTGCTTCAGAAAAGGCCAAATTCGCCTTTCCGGAAATCAATTTGGGCATTATCCCTGGTGGAGGCGGAACGCAAAGATTGCAACGGATTGTCGGACAAGGAATTGCGAAAGAATTGCTGTACTTTGGTGAAATGATTACGGCGGAACAAGCGCTTCAATGGCACATTGTGAACCGGGTGGTACCGGCGGAAAATCTTTTGTCAGAAGCCTGCGAATGGGCAAAGAAACTGGCCGAGAAACCGAGTGTAGCTTTAAGAATGTTGAAATTGGCGGTGAATTCCGGTTCCAATGTGGATTTGGAGTCCGGGCTTACAATTGAAATGACTTGCTTTGGCAATGCCTTTGCAACAGAGGATCGAAAAGAAGGAATGCAAGCATTTGTAGAAAAAAGAAAGCCGAATTTTACAGGGAGATGA
- a CDS encoding 3-hydroxyacyl-CoA dehydrogenase family protein, with translation MAIKTVGVVGAGTMGSGIANLIASSGFQVFLHDVDTKFLENGLARIEKFMNKSVEKGKITESEKAEVIERIHTTTNLEDLQEVDFVIEAVVEDLDVKKEVFTKLDQILPEDVIIATNTSSMSITVLAETTKRPEKVAGMHFFNPAQIMKLVEVVRGLKTSDETVSKIQAFARELGKEPIEVKKDVPGFIVNRIMIPQFIEAIRLLEEGVATAEDIDKAVTLGLNYPMGPFTLQDYAGVDIGYYVMEYMKNELNDNRYAPPLLLKQLVRAGRLGKKTGAGFYDYNK, from the coding sequence ATGGCGATAAAGACAGTTGGAGTGGTGGGAGCAGGAACGATGGGAAGCGGAATCGCCAACTTGATCGCAAGCAGCGGATTCCAGGTTTTCCTTCACGATGTAGATACAAAATTTTTGGAAAATGGGTTGGCGCGCATTGAGAAATTTATGAACAAAAGCGTTGAAAAAGGAAAAATCACGGAAAGCGAAAAAGCGGAAGTCATTGAACGGATCCATACAACGACGAATTTGGAAGATTTGCAAGAGGTCGATTTTGTCATCGAAGCCGTTGTTGAAGATTTGGACGTGAAAAAGGAAGTCTTTACAAAACTGGATCAAATTCTGCCGGAAGACGTCATCATTGCAACAAACACGTCCTCGATGTCCATTACGGTGCTTGCGGAAACAACAAAACGTCCGGAGAAAGTGGCCGGAATGCACTTTTTCAACCCGGCACAAATCATGAAGCTTGTGGAAGTTGTACGGGGATTAAAAACAAGTGATGAAACCGTTTCCAAAATCCAAGCTTTTGCAAGAGAATTGGGGAAAGAACCGATTGAAGTCAAAAAAGATGTGCCAGGATTTATTGTAAATCGCATTATGATTCCGCAGTTTATTGAAGCGATTCGGCTGCTCGAAGAAGGTGTCGCCACGGCGGAAGATATCGACAAAGCGGTTACCCTTGGCTTGAATTATCCGATGGGCCCATTTACATTGCAGGATTATGCGGGCGTGGATATCGGTTATTACGTAATGGAATATATGAAAAATGAACTGAATGATAATCGTTATGCACCTCCATTATTGCTGAAACAACTGGTGAGAGCAGGCAGATTAGGTAAAAAGACGGGAGCTGGTTTTTATGACTACAACAAATAA
- a CDS encoding acetyl-CoA C-acetyltransferase encodes MKQDIVLLEGARTALAEFCGSFREVSATDLGAYASIEAIKRAKITPDEIDHVVFGNVQQSSKDAHFLARHVGLKAQVPIEVPAVTVNRLCGTGIEVLLTAARFIQTGEAEVVLAGGAENMSQVPHVIRGMRWGTKLGSPVIEDWLWDGLYDTYGQCSMAITAENLAKKYEITREQVDLHALTSHERALSAMEKGYFEKEIVPVEIKKKKGTVIIDKDEHPRKTSLEELGKLPPRFLEGGVVTPGNASGMNDAGAAVILASSEYAEKRGLQPIARLVSWDVVGVEPKYMGIGPVPAIQNALKKAGLQLKDLDLIEINEAFSAQYLACQKELGFDPEIGNVNGGAVALGHPLAVSGVRISLTLIYELARRGKKYGASAVCIGGGQGIAAIWERL; translated from the coding sequence GTGAAACAAGATATTGTCCTGTTGGAAGGTGCGCGTACCGCTTTGGCTGAATTTTGCGGTTCATTCCGGGAGGTTTCAGCGACGGATTTGGGGGCTTATGCCTCTATTGAAGCGATCAAAAGAGCAAAAATAACACCCGATGAAATTGATCATGTCGTATTCGGAAACGTTCAGCAATCAAGTAAAGATGCCCATTTTTTGGCCCGGCATGTCGGGTTGAAAGCGCAAGTGCCGATCGAAGTGCCGGCTGTTACCGTCAATCGATTATGCGGCACCGGCATCGAAGTGTTGTTGACTGCTGCCCGGTTCATTCAAACGGGGGAAGCGGAAGTGGTGCTGGCAGGCGGAGCGGAAAACATGAGCCAAGTTCCCCATGTCATCAGAGGAATGCGGTGGGGGACCAAATTAGGTTCACCGGTGATTGAAGATTGGTTGTGGGATGGACTTTATGACACGTATGGTCAATGTTCAATGGCCATCACGGCGGAGAATTTGGCGAAAAAATACGAAATCACGAGGGAACAAGTGGATTTGCATGCGCTTACAAGCCATGAAAGAGCCCTTTCCGCAATGGAAAAAGGATATTTTGAGAAAGAAATTGTTCCGGTGGAAATCAAGAAGAAAAAAGGGACGGTCATCATCGACAAAGATGAACATCCAAGAAAAACAAGTCTGGAAGAGCTGGGCAAATTGCCTCCAAGATTTTTGGAAGGAGGTGTAGTTACACCAGGCAATGCCAGTGGAATGAATGATGCGGGAGCCGCTGTGATCCTTGCTTCTTCGGAATATGCCGAAAAAAGAGGGTTGCAACCGATTGCGAGATTAGTATCGTGGGATGTTGTCGGTGTAGAGCCGAAGTATATGGGAATCGGGCCGGTACCTGCCATTCAAAATGCATTGAAAAAAGCGGGGCTGCAGCTGAAAGATCTGGATTTGATCGAAATTAATGAAGCCTTTTCAGCCCAATATTTGGCGTGTCAGAAGGAACTCGGATTTGACCCGGAAATCGGCAATGTAAATGGCGGTGCAGTTGCATTGGGACATCCATTGGCGGTTTCAGGGGTGAGAATATCGCTGACTTTGATTTACGAGTTGGCCAGAAGAGGAAAAAAATACGGTGCTTCTGCCGTTTGCATTGGTGGTGGACAGGGAATTGCGGCAATATGGGAGAGATTATAA
- a CDS encoding MFS transporter, translating to MKELQMIEKTTVKKTMTRILPFILLLYIVAHLDRVNLSYAALEMNADLALTSEVFGLLSGIFFIGYFMFEIPSNMIMSKMGARLWIARIMITWGIIVILTGFVQNAAHLYILRFILGIAEAGFFPGAVLYLTYWFRKKERGRATAILLLALPIAGLIGAPVSTWIIDHVYWLEMAGWRWMFILEGLPALLLGIVVLFYLVNRPSEAKWLSQEEKEWLESELQMERTESNHINKKYVGEMLKDATVWKLALIYFSNYTCMFGLSFWLPTILKNLSAEGTTNVSIGLLSMIPSFMGILAILFGGWNSDRTGKYKEHLVASFIIAFIGFACASFMSSPGWMLVCLTVASFGLYIFAGCFFAYETHFFTERTAPVGIALVNSIAALGGFLGPYILGVLNVKSGMLFLVVLGIVGTGLLITLKQKTSETFIFEEEKSLESVGKS from the coding sequence TTGAAAGAACTTCAAATGATTGAAAAGACGACTGTTAAGAAGACGATGACTCGGATTTTGCCGTTTATTTTGCTTTTGTATATTGTTGCCCATTTGGACCGGGTGAATTTAAGCTATGCGGCTTTGGAAATGAACGCCGACTTGGCGCTGACTTCGGAAGTGTTTGGATTATTGTCGGGAATCTTCTTTATTGGCTATTTTATGTTTGAGATCCCGAGCAATATGATCATGAGCAAAATGGGGGCCAGACTATGGATTGCCCGCATTATGATCACTTGGGGAATCATTGTCATATTGACGGGATTTGTCCAAAATGCTGCCCACTTATATATTTTGCGCTTTATTTTAGGTATCGCGGAAGCGGGTTTTTTCCCGGGAGCCGTACTGTATTTGACATACTGGTTCCGTAAAAAAGAGCGTGGACGGGCAACGGCGATCTTGCTGTTGGCTTTGCCTATTGCGGGATTAATCGGCGCTCCCGTTTCGACATGGATCATTGATCATGTGTATTGGCTGGAGATGGCCGGTTGGCGATGGATGTTTATTTTGGAAGGGCTTCCGGCATTACTTCTCGGAATCGTGGTGCTGTTCTATTTGGTGAACCGGCCAAGTGAAGCCAAATGGCTGTCCCAGGAGGAAAAGGAATGGCTGGAATCAGAACTTCAAATGGAAAGAACGGAAAGCAATCACATCAATAAAAAATATGTTGGGGAAATGTTGAAAGATGCAACAGTTTGGAAATTGGCATTAATTTACTTTTCAAATTACACTTGCATGTTCGGATTGTCTTTTTGGTTGCCAACGATTCTGAAAAATTTATCCGCAGAGGGGACAACCAATGTATCCATTGGGTTGTTATCGATGATTCCTTCCTTCATGGGGATATTGGCCATTTTATTTGGCGGATGGAATTCCGACCGTACCGGAAAATATAAGGAACATCTTGTCGCCTCCTTCATAATTGCCTTTATCGGCTTTGCCTGTGCAAGTTTTATGAGCTCCCCGGGCTGGATGTTGGTTTGCTTGACCGTTGCTTCGTTCGGTCTGTATATATTTGCCGGATGCTTCTTTGCTTATGAAACCCACTTTTTCACAGAACGAACTGCACCAGTCGGCATCGCATTAGTCAATTCAATTGCGGCCCTTGGAGGTTTCTTGGGACCTTATATTTTAGGGGTGCTGAATGTAAAAAGCGGCATGCTTTTCCTGGTGGTACTGGGCATCGTTGGTACCGGATTGCTGATTACTTTAAAACAAAAAACTTCTGAAACCTTTATTTTTGAAGAAGAAAAATCATTGGAGAGTGTAGGGAAAAGTTGA
- a CDS encoding DUF5366 family protein, with protein sequence MMKNPYLYSYLPLFSILLYSLSFGIFTVGKLIGLFQSIGLYAGMLEFFTDMEIRMLLLFVSFLCFFMMFSALKLVGETIHEIAMLLFSNDSEGHSVKGARGGYVIFFFGGLLSTVAIQSYLALLIIFALSLFCSFVYTVYKMSQYTSLAGMIGLIVFEIVFWAVFLAAVLFVCLKLYNGILASLPFAN encoded by the coding sequence ATGATGAAAAATCCGTACTTATATAGTTATTTACCATTATTCTCTATTCTGCTTTATAGTCTCTCATTCGGCATTTTTACGGTAGGCAAGTTGATCGGCCTTTTCCAATCCATCGGCTTATATGCCGGCATGCTGGAATTTTTCACCGATATGGAAATCCGGATGTTGTTGCTGTTCGTTTCATTCCTTTGTTTCTTCATGATGTTTTCAGCATTGAAATTGGTTGGGGAAACGATTCATGAGATCGCGATGCTATTGTTTTCGAACGATTCGGAAGGCCATTCTGTAAAGGGGGCAAGAGGGGGATATGTCATCTTCTTTTTCGGTGGCCTCTTGAGCACCGTTGCCATCCAATCCTATCTTGCATTGCTGATCATTTTTGCATTATCGCTATTTTGTTCTTTTGTCTATACAGTATATAAAATGAGCCAATATACTTCTTTGGCCGGCATGATTGGCCTCATCGTATTTGAAATTGTTTTTTGGGCGGTTTTTCTTGCGGCAGTCCTCTTTGTATGTCTAAAACTGTACAATGGGATTTTGGCGAGCTTGCCTTTTGCAAATTAG
- a CDS encoding acyl-CoA dehydrogenase family protein, producing the protein MNSSTKSLLSFLNKTSRPADVFTVEEFTDEHLMLKETVEKFVDREVFPVLHMIEQKQFDETKRLMLKAGELGLIAADIAEEYGGLELGKVSAAIIAEGMAKARSFNITFSGQTGIGALPIALFGTPEQKSRYLPKLLTGEHIAAYALTEPSAGTDALGIKTSATLSPCGRYYILNGEKQWITNSGFADIFIVYAKVDHQHFTAFIVEAASEGLSTGPEENKMGLDGSSTRSVILDQVHVPVENVIGEIGRGHIIAFNVLNFGRHKIALSSLGTAKRAIELAIEYGNVRQQFKQPLTSFPLIREKIADMVAESIAVESVVYRTAGEMEESFSEPYDSIAKLVGKFAVHCSINKVMATEAAGKIVDEALQIHGGYGYMREYEIEQLYRDVRINRIFEGTNEINRILIANHIMKAYEPVVEEEHVSGPLEKEYQKLNLARVILKELIESARKNNLTDMNKEQELAAAIADMAIGLYAMDSLLARARKTSGDQKIEIAAKVYVHKTLQQFMNLALYLKNYAGIGVEAIQKAHQAIIESADNLIGLKRQLAEIVIS; encoded by the coding sequence ATGAATAGTTCAACGAAAAGTTTGCTGTCCTTTTTAAACAAAACGAGCCGTCCAGCTGATGTGTTTACAGTGGAAGAATTTACGGATGAACATCTCATGCTGAAAGAGACGGTAGAGAAATTTGTTGATCGGGAAGTATTTCCCGTACTCCATATGATTGAACAGAAACAATTTGATGAAACAAAGAGACTGATGTTGAAGGCGGGAGAACTTGGCCTCATTGCGGCTGATATTGCGGAAGAATACGGAGGATTGGAACTTGGCAAGGTGAGCGCGGCGATTATTGCCGAAGGGATGGCAAAGGCAAGATCGTTCAACATTACGTTCAGCGGCCAGACAGGAATAGGGGCGTTGCCGATTGCCCTGTTCGGGACACCGGAGCAAAAATCCCGTTATTTGCCTAAATTGCTTACAGGAGAGCATATCGCAGCCTATGCTTTGACGGAACCATCCGCCGGAACGGATGCATTGGGCATTAAAACATCTGCCACTTTATCTCCATGCGGCCGTTATTATATTTTGAATGGCGAAAAGCAATGGATTACGAATTCAGGATTTGCGGACATTTTTATCGTCTATGCAAAAGTGGACCATCAGCATTTCACCGCTTTTATTGTGGAAGCGGCCAGCGAAGGGCTGTCCACGGGTCCAGAGGAAAATAAAATGGGGTTGGACGGTTCATCCACCCGTTCGGTTATTTTGGATCAAGTCCATGTGCCGGTGGAAAATGTCATTGGTGAAATCGGCCGCGGACATATCATTGCATTCAATGTATTGAATTTCGGAAGACATAAAATTGCTTTGAGTTCGCTGGGCACGGCCAAACGGGCAATCGAATTGGCGATCGAATATGGAAATGTCCGTCAACAATTCAAGCAACCATTAACGAGTTTTCCTTTGATCAGAGAAAAGATTGCGGATATGGTTGCAGAGTCCATTGCGGTGGAAAGCGTTGTATACCGGACGGCCGGGGAAATGGAAGAATCCTTTTCAGAACCCTATGATTCCATTGCCAAATTGGTAGGGAAATTTGCAGTCCATTGTTCCATCAATAAGGTGATGGCGACCGAAGCGGCGGGAAAAATTGTGGATGAAGCATTGCAAATCCATGGCGGCTATGGGTATATGCGGGAATATGAAATCGAACAATTGTATCGGGATGTCCGAATCAATCGCATCTTTGAAGGCACGAATGAAATCAATCGCATCTTGATTGCCAACCACATAATGAAAGCGTACGAACCGGTTGTGGAAGAAGAGCATGTGAGCGGTCCATTGGAGAAGGAATATCAAAAATTGAATCTTGCAAGGGTTATATTGAAAGAGTTGATTGAAAGCGCCCGCAAAAACAATTTGACAGATATGAATAAAGAACAGGAGCTGGCAGCTGCCATTGCGGATATGGCGATTGGGTTATACGCCATGGACAGTTTGTTGGCGAGAGCCCGAAAAACAAGCGGAGATCAAAAGATTGAAATCGCTGCAAAAGTTTACGTTCATAAAACATTGCAACAATTTATGAATCTGGCACTATATTTGAAGAATTATGCAGGGATTGGTGTGGAGGCCATTCAGAAAGCGCATCAGGCCATCATTGAAAGCGCTGACAATTTGATTGGCTTAAAGCGTCAATTAGCAGAAATCGTTATTTCATAG
- a CDS encoding thioesterase family protein, whose amino-acid sequence MHKYEFKVRWGDTDAAGIVFTPNFYKWMDEATHEYLAELIKPSSRLFQEDKRALPILEAFCQFKKPLRFEEHVVIETTVLEIHNKTFKLKHVFKRGDEIVAHGYMIRAWTSFSDTPKAEPIPKEVVEKLTLSLEREVVVHE is encoded by the coding sequence ATGCATAAGTATGAATTTAAAGTGCGCTGGGGGGACACGGATGCGGCAGGAATCGTTTTTACCCCCAACTTCTATAAGTGGATGGATGAAGCCACGCATGAATATCTTGCGGAACTTATAAAGCCGTCCAGCAGACTTTTTCAGGAAGATAAGCGGGCTTTGCCCATCCTTGAAGCCTTTTGCCAGTTCAAAAAACCGCTGCGATTTGAAGAACATGTGGTGATTGAAACGACCGTATTGGAAATCCATAATAAAACCTTCAAATTAAAACATGTGTTCAAAAGAGGAGACGAAATTGTAGCCCATGGTTATATGATCCGCGCATGGACGTCCTTTTCCGATACGCCAAAAGCGGAGCCGATCCCGAAAGAAGTGGTTGAAAAGCTGACATTGTCTCTTGAAAGAGAGGTTGTGGTACATGAATAG
- a CDS encoding AMP-binding protein, protein MTVTVFGLLERASQNYPDKEAIFDGANRITYKRLMEETQSIAAALSQKGYQKGDRVIVSLPNWYEAVAIYFALAQLGVILIPCNTRYSKEELVYILENSGAKGMFVGKDFQYFEDFKNYLQSSDSSLEDIFAVRSEMSEFSGYRDLLEKGKGISASPAPIDPADDVFTILYTSGTTGKPKGAMLTHENVIYSAELSADMLKCTKDDVYLIPVPIFHVFGLVPGILSVVSKGSKMVFLEEYKAIEALKRIESEKVTVHHGVPTMFILELNHPDFQKFDLSSLRTGIIAAAPCPEEIVRRIRTEMGCDIQVSYGLTETSAPVTFTSFDDDDYLKSTTVGKFLPGYEGKIVDVQRQKVGIGEIGEIAVKGKGVMKGYYKMPEYTQAAFDEEGYFYTGDSGTMDEHGYIRIVGRKKELIIRGGYNIYPREIEEHFYKHPSVLEVAIIGLPDTVLGEISCAVIKLKPGHVEDEQSMKDYIKDKVADFKVPDRFVFVDKLPITASGKIIKHELKNIITEKLKATLR, encoded by the coding sequence ATGACAGTTACTGTGTTTGGACTTCTTGAAAGGGCATCTCAAAATTATCCGGATAAAGAAGCGATCTTTGATGGAGCGAATCGCATCACGTATAAGCGATTAATGGAAGAAACTCAAAGTATAGCGGCCGCTTTGTCGCAAAAGGGTTATCAAAAAGGGGACCGGGTCATCGTTTCCCTTCCCAATTGGTATGAAGCCGTAGCCATCTATTTTGCGTTGGCGCAATTGGGCGTCATCTTGATTCCTTGCAACACAAGATACAGCAAAGAGGAGCTTGTCTACATTCTCGAAAATTCCGGCGCAAAAGGAATGTTTGTCGGAAAAGATTTCCAATATTTTGAGGACTTTAAAAATTATTTGCAATCAAGTGATTCTTCTTTGGAAGATATTTTCGCAGTGCGCTCGGAAATGTCTGAATTTTCTGGTTATCGGGATTTATTGGAGAAAGGCAAAGGCATTTCCGCATCTCCTGCACCAATCGATCCGGCAGATGATGTTTTTACAATCCTGTATACGTCCGGAACGACCGGCAAACCAAAAGGGGCTATGTTGACCCATGAAAATGTCATATATTCCGCCGAATTATCCGCCGATATGTTGAAATGTACAAAAGACGATGTATATCTCATTCCGGTGCCTATTTTCCATGTGTTCGGTTTGGTGCCGGGCATCCTGTCGGTGGTCAGCAAAGGTTCAAAGATGGTGTTTTTGGAAGAGTATAAAGCCATCGAAGCGTTAAAACGGATCGAGAGCGAAAAGGTGACGGTCCATCATGGAGTGCCGACAATGTTCATATTGGAACTGAACCATCCGGATTTTCAAAAGTTTGACTTGTCATCGTTAAGAACAGGAATCATCGCGGCTGCTCCATGTCCGGAAGAAATCGTCCGGAGAATTCGGACCGAAATGGGTTGTGACATTCAAGTTTCCTATGGACTTACAGAAACCTCCGCTCCGGTGACATTCACAAGCTTTGATGATGATGATTATTTGAAATCAACGACGGTAGGAAAATTTTTGCCGGGCTATGAAGGGAAAATTGTTGACGTACAAAGACAAAAAGTGGGAATCGGTGAAATTGGAGAAATCGCCGTCAAAGGAAAAGGTGTGATGAAAGGGTATTACAAGATGCCGGAATACACGCAGGCGGCATTTGACGAGGAAGGCTATTTTTATACGGGTGATTCCGGAACGATGGATGAACATGGTTATATCCGCATCGTTGGACGCAAGAAAGAACTGATTATCAGAGGCGGATATAATATTTACCCACGGGAGATTGAAGAACATTTCTATAAACATCCAAGTGTGCTGGAAGTGGCGATTATCGGTTTGCCTGACACGGTTTTAGGGGAAATCAGCTGCGCCGTGATTAAATTGAAACCGGGCCATGTGGAAGATGAACAATCGATGAAGGATTACATCAAAGACAAAGTGGCGGATTTCAAGGTGCCTGACCGTTTTGTTTTCGTTGATAAGCTGCCGATTACCGCCAGCGGAAAAATTATCAAACATGAACTGAAAAATATCATTACCGAGAAATTGAAAGCGACACTTCGTTAA
- a CDS encoding leucyl aminopeptidase → MICKEKKTFDEITTELLIVGVQKNCDHIKGWKDFVSFYGEQVEKWIRSGDIETERKKLTRIPYVGSNQHLQRVLFVGLGDTKTLTRNELRETFGLVGKKLREMKADNFTLWLESFTAAPISEKDIAFLFAEGSGMGFYQVPHYKTTCNAPDVYLDEVHFVTKEDFEEIAESCKLGYIYAEAVNEARTLVNLPPNILRATDLADYAVNLAHQYGFEVEILNKAQLEELGMGGILAVNKGSTNEPRMITLKYKGMEQWKNVIGLVGKGVTYDTGGYSIKSKTGMVGMKGDMGGAAAVLGAMKIIGETKPKKNVVAVIGATDNMISGDAFKPDDVITTYSGKTVEIKNADAEGRLVLADAVTYAKQHGADYLIDVATLTGGVITALGYDKTGALTNHEGFFDKFMEASIKTGEFVWGMPLTERDKKRIRESQLADLNNSPGSDGHMIFAGGFVGEFVDNTPWIHLDIAGTSDASKPYELGPKGGTGVMVRTLAAFVEDFAFKMD, encoded by the coding sequence ATGATTTGTAAAGAGAAAAAAACATTTGATGAAATTACAACGGAATTATTAATTGTAGGTGTTCAAAAAAATTGTGATCATATCAAGGGATGGAAAGATTTCGTATCCTTTTACGGAGAGCAGGTGGAAAAATGGATCCGTTCCGGCGATATCGAAACGGAACGCAAAAAGTTGACGAGAATTCCGTATGTGGGATCCAATCAACATCTGCAACGGGTTTTGTTTGTCGGATTAGGGGATACGAAAACGTTGACGAGAAATGAATTGCGGGAAACTTTTGGACTGGTGGGGAAAAAACTTCGTGAGATGAAAGCGGACAACTTTACCCTTTGGTTGGAATCCTTTACCGCCGCCCCGATCAGTGAGAAGGATATTGCGTTTTTATTTGCGGAAGGAAGCGGCATGGGATTTTATCAAGTGCCTCATTATAAAACAACATGCAACGCTCCGGATGTTTATCTTGATGAAGTGCATTTTGTGACAAAAGAGGATTTTGAAGAAATTGCTGAAAGCTGCAAATTGGGCTACATTTATGCGGAAGCGGTGAATGAAGCAAGAACGTTGGTGAATTTGCCTCCGAATATTTTGAGGGCCACAGACTTGGCGGATTATGCGGTGAATTTGGCGCACCAATATGGCTTTGAAGTGGAAATTTTGAATAAAGCGCAATTGGAAGAGCTGGGAATGGGCGGCATCTTGGCGGTCAATAAGGGATCAACCAATGAACCCCGGATGATTACTTTAAAATATAAAGGAATGGAACAGTGGAAAAACGTCATCGGTTTGGTTGGAAAAGGGGTCACTTATGATACAGGCGGCTATTCCATCAAATCCAAAACCGGCATGGTCGGCATGAAAGGCGATATGGGCGGAGCTGCCGCTGTTCTTGGCGCCATGAAAATCATCGGTGAAACGAAGCCGAAAAAGAATGTGGTGGCCGTCATCGGGGCAACGGACAATATGATTTCAGGAGACGCGTTCAAGCCCGATGATGTGATTACCACTTATAGCGGAAAAACGGTGGAAATTAAAAATGCCGATGCGGAAGGCCGTCTCGTTTTGGCGGATGCGGTCACTTACGCCAAACAACATGGTGCGGATTACTTGATTGATGTGGCCACGTTGACCGGCGGAGTCATTACCGCTTTAGGCTACGATAAAACAGGTGCATTGACGAATCATGAAGGCTTTTTCGACAAGTTTATGGAAGCGAGCATCAAAACTGGTGAATTTGTTTGGGGCATGCCGTTGACGGAAAGGGATAAAAAACGCATCCGCGAGTCGCAATTGGCCGATTTGAACAATTCTCCGGGAAGCGATGGCCATATGATTTTTGCCGGCGGGTTTGTCGGGGAATTTGTAGATAATACGCCATGGATCCATTTGGATATTGCAGGAACATCCGATGCATCCAAGCCTTACGAATTGGGGCCAAAGGGCGGCACGGGCGTAATGGTTCGCACCCTTGCTGCATTTGTTGAAGATTTCGCATTTAAAATGGATTAG